In the genome of Streptomyces sp. SAI-127, the window TGCAGGTATCGGTGTTCGCCGGAGGCATCATCGGCCCCGACACGGGTGACGGCCACGCGACGGCATCCCCGGCGCATGAAAACGGCACGAAAGGCGGCCAAGTCCGACACCGAGGCAACTCTACCCTGACGTTAGGGTAGAGATCGGTGGCCGTGCGCGGCCATGGCGAGAGACGAGGGAAGGCCCCCGCGTGAGCAGCGAGCACATGCAGATCGGCGAGGTCGCCACACGGACCGAGCTGTCGCTGCGCACCATCCGGCACTACGAGGACACCGGCCTTGTCACCCCCTCCGCCCGCTCCCAAGGCGGCTTCCGCCTCTACACCGAGTCCGACGTCGCCCGCCTGATGGTCATCCGCCGTATGAAGCCCCTCGGATTCACCCTCGACGAGATGCGCGCCCTGCTGGAGGCCACCGACCGCCTCGACGGGGACGAGGAACTGCCGCCCGAGGAGCACGAGGAACTGCTGGACCGGATTCGCGGCTTCGAGCAGGCCGCCCAGCGACGGGTCGAGGATCTGCGCACCCAGCTGGCGCGAGCGGAGGAGTTCGCGGCCGCGCTTGCCGAGCGCCTCACGCGGGCTCCCGCACGCTGACTTCTACGGG includes:
- a CDS encoding MerR family transcriptional regulator; amino-acid sequence: MSSEHMQIGEVATRTELSLRTIRHYEDTGLVTPSARSQGGFRLYTESDVARLMVIRRMKPLGFTLDEMRALLEATDRLDGDEELPPEEHEELLDRIRGFEQAAQRRVEDLRTQLARAEEFAAALAERLTRAPAR